DNA sequence from the Sulfurimonas sediminis genome:
CAAAACACAGTAATTAAAATTTATTTTATATAAGAACAGCAGTAATCGGTCACACTCTTTATTTTTATTTCAAATGAAGAGTTGGCCGGTACTGTAAAAATTTCAGGGGTCACAAGTGTACGCCACTCTTCACCCGGCAGTTTCACTTCCACATCACCGCTCATTATTTCCATAATCTCTTTATCGGCTGTATTAAAAGTATATTCACCCGGCAGCATGATGCCCAAAGACTTTATGCTTCCGTCAAGAAATTCAACCGTTCTGCTCGTTACTTTTCCGTCATAAT
Encoded proteins:
- a CDS encoding pyrimidine/purine nucleoside phosphorylase translates to MSKFENVTITKEANIYYDGKVTSRTVEFLDGSIKSLGIMLPGEYTFNTADKEIMEIMSGDVEVKLPGEEWRTLVTPEIFTVPANSSFEIKIKSVTDYCCSYIK